The following are encoded in a window of Mycosarcoma maydis chromosome 10, whole genome shotgun sequence genomic DNA:
- a CDS encoding putative adenylosuccinate synthase → MAAMPKPSDSKTGGKATVLLGSQWGDEGKGKLADVLSGQMDVCARCAGGNNAGHTIVADVNGVKTKFDFHLLPSGLVNPRCAGFIGSGVVVHVPSFFAELDTIQKKGLNCDGRLFISDRAHLVFDFHQVVDGLKEVELGGSSIGTTKKGIGPAYSSKASRSGLRVHHLYDPELFATKFRKLVEGRFKRYGHFEYDTEGEIARYRAFAERLRPHIVDGVTFIHTALAQNRKVLVEGANALFLDIDFGTYPFVTSSSTSIGGVLTGLGIPPTAIGDVIGVMKAYTTRVGMGPFPTELHEEIGHHLQEVGAEYGVTTGRRRRCGWLDLVMMRYSCLINGYTSLNLTKLDVLDQLKEIKICVGYVVDGKELPSFPADLEVLAKVEVQYKTLPGWQQDISKTTTWEELPENCRNYVDFIEQFLGVKIEWIGVGPARESMIHRAG, encoded by the coding sequence ATGGCTGCGATGCCAAAACCCTCCGACTCCAAGACGGGCGGCAAGGCCACCGTCTTGCTTGGCTCCCAGTGGGGTGACGagggcaagggcaagcTCGCTGATGTACTTAGCGGCCAGATGGACGTCTGCGCCCGATGTGCTGGTGGTAACAACGCCGGTCACACCATCGTCGCCGATGTCAACGGCGTCAAGACCAAGTTCGACTTCCACCTTTTGCCCTCGGGTCTCGTCAACCCGCGCTGTGCCGGTTTCATTGGCTCCGGTGTGGTGGTGCACGTCCCGTCTTTCTTTGCCGAACTCGATACGATCCAGAAGAAGGGTCTCAACTGCGATGGGCGACTGTTCATCTCGGATCGCGCTCACCTCGTGTTTGACTTTCACCAGGTCGTTGATGGCCTGAAGgaggtcgagcttggcggAAGCAGCATTGGCACCACCAAGAAGGGCATCGGCCCGGCCTACTCTTCCAAGGCTTCGCGATCGGGTCTGCGTGTCCATCACCTCTATGACCCAGAGCTGTTTGCTACCAAGTTTCGTAAGCTCGTCGAGGGTCGCTTCAAGCGATACGGCCACTTTGAGTACGACACTGAGGGCGAGATTGCTCGCTATCGCGCATTTGCGGAACGTCTGCGCCCTCACATTGTGGACGGAGTCACTTTTATCCACACGGCGCTCGCGCAGAACCGTAAGGTGCTGGTCGAAGGTGCCAACGCGCTCTTCCTGGATATCGACTTTGGCACGTATCCATTTGTCACTAGCTCGTCCACTTCGATCGGAGGTGTGCTGACGGGTCTTGGCATCCCGCCCACCGCGATTGGCGACGTTATCGGTGTTATGAAGGCCTACACCACGCGTGTCGGTATGGGACCCTTCCCCACGGAGCTGCACGAGGAGATTGGCCACCACCTGCAGGAGGTGGGTGCCGAGTACGGCGTCACCACCGGccgacgtcgtcgttgcgGCTGGCTCGACCTGGTCATGATGCGCTACTCGTGCCTGATCAACGGCTACACCAGCCTGAACTTGACCAAGCTTGATGTGCTGGACCAGCTCAAGGAAATCAAGATTTGCGTCGGCTATGTGGTTGATGGCAAGGAGCTGCCCAGCTTCCCCGCCGACCTTGAGGTGCTTGCCAAGGTTGAGGTGCAGTACAAGACGCTGCCCGGATGGCAGCAGGACATCTCCAAGACTACCACCTGGGAAGAGCTGCCGGAAAACTGCCGAAACTACGTCGATTTCATCGAGCAGTTCCTGGGCGTCAAGATCGAATGGATCGGCGTCGGTCCTGCCCGCGAGTCGATGATCCACCGTGCAGGATGA
- a CDS encoding DNA primase subunit PRI2 (related to PRI2 - DNA-directed DNA polymerase alpha, 58 KD subunit (DNA primase)), with translation MFRTAAPPSVPSSFGNVSNVTGHASTSAPGSVAYHHTDKALARYAHRLNFYTLPPTHEVTIEQFESWAIDRLKVLAEIESSQARNRTYGETKDAVNALAKRLLPLNANTALKTTDLLAERLKDHVSHFVLRLAFCRSEDLRRRFVKAESLLFRLRFETDDAVERESFMRDLKLDWQPVSSEEKSMYREQLVATHPKMATTFESETFFKVDWTRVTDLVEKRRVFMRAGQAWVPIKEQSSLVLAEFQSRLLRDLEMTARALPRLDEDDRLLPVLSHLSMGFLAGISTDYTGSSITADGSTTVTAGMVDALVKTHAPMCMKNLQSTLTTTGHLKHYGRLQYNLFLKELGLPVEEALVFWRRSFKHITDDKFNKEYRYNIRHGYGLEGRRMNYPAKSCARILTQDQPGPQDSHGCPFRHFSTTNLSTAMVQHYGLNQAEQSEILASVKQGHYHVACTRIFEITHQRQGVKKGQGLDGRGETVTHPNRYFESSWKLAHAENAAQGADRSQTSDADHDMDLLSHEAAPETTSPQQARPTAAAEGMVDS, from the coding sequence ATGTTtcgcacagcagcacctccGTCGGTGCCTTCGAGCTTCGGCAACGTCTCGAACGTCACTGGACATGCAAGCACATCTGCACCTGGATCGGTAGCTTATCATCACACCGACAAGGCGCTTGCAAGGTATGCGCACCGACTCAACTTTTACACACTGCCTCCTACCCATGAGGTGACTATAGAGCAATTTGAGTCGTGGGCCATCGATCGTCTCAAGGTACTAGCAGAGATCGAATCGTCACAAGCTAGGAATCGTACCTATGGCGAAACCAAGGATGCTGTCAAcgcgctcgccaagcgTCTGTTGCCGCTCAACGCCAATACTGCTCTGAAGACCACAGACCTACTCGCTGAGCGTCTCAAGGACCATGTCAGTCACTTTGTGCTCCGTCTCGCGTTCTGTCGCAGCGAAGATCTGCGAAGACGCTTTGTCAAGGCCGAGTCTCTGCTCTTCCGTCTTCGCTTCGAGACCGACGACGCAGTGGAGCGCGAGAGCTTTATGCGTGACCTCAAGCTCGATTGGCAGCCCGTTTCCTCCGAAGAGAAGAGCATGTATCGCGAACAGCTGGTGGCTACCCATCCCAAAATGGCCACGACGTTTGAGAGCGAGACGTTCTTCAAGGTCGATTGGACCCGAGTCACCGACCTGGTAGAGAAGCGAAGGGTGTTCATGCGAGCAGGCCAAGCATGGGTGCCGATCAAGGAGCAGTCCAGTCTCGTTCTTGCCGAGTTTCAATCGCGCCTGCTTCGTGATCTCGAGATGACAGCTCGTGCTCTGCCACGactcgacgaggacgaccgTCTCTTGCCCGTCCTTTCCCACCTGAGCATGGGCTTCCTCGCCGGTATCTCGACCGATTACACCGGATCCAGCATCACAGCCGATGGTAGCACCACCGTGACTGCCGGTATGGTGGATGCGTTGGTCAAGACGCATGCCCCCATGTGCATGAAGAATCTCCAGAGCACGCTCACCACCACAGGACATCTCAAGCACTACGGTAGACTGCAGTACAACCTCTTCCTCAAAGAGCTCGGCTTGCCGGTCGAAGAGGCGCTCGTCTTTTGGCGTCGAAGCTTCAAACACATAACCGACGACAAATTCAACAAGGAGTATCGCTACAACATTCGACACGGCTACGGTCTCGAGGGTCGACGGATGAACTATCCGGCCAAGAGCTGTGCACGCATCTTGACGCAGGATCAGCCCGGTCCACAGGACTCACATGGTTGTCCCTTTCGGCATTTCTCTACGACGAACCTGTCCACGGCCATGGTGCAGCACTACGGCCTCAATCAGGCAGAACAGTCCGAGATTCTGGCTTCGGTAAAACAAGGCCACTATCATGTCGCCTGCACACGCATCTTTGAAATCACACACCAGCGGCAGGGTGTCAAGAAGGGTCAGGGCCTCGATGGCCGAGGTGAGACGGTTACCCATCCCAACAGGTACTTTGAAAGCAGTTGGAAGCTAGCACACGCCGAGAATGCTGCGCAAGGCGCGGACCGCAGCCAAACCAGTGACGCAGATCACGACATGGACCTCTTGTCTCACGAGGCAGCACCTGAGACAACATCGCCACAGCAGGCTCGACCCACAGCGGCGGCTGAAGGCATGGTTGATTCCTAG
- a CDS encoding putative glutamate synthase (NADH), which produces MAPVATSHENTRQVRFVDKLNVAEQVAVHEEAISSDSLEASGFDEVERSTHFWAGSLPAAQGLYDPDNEKDACGVGFICQIKGKPAHKIVSEARFLLCNMTHRGAVGADARDGDGAGVMTGIPDTFFRRESERDLGVKLPAQGQYAVGNLFFNPKDDNARAEHVHTFTTIADKLGLRVLGWRDVPVDNSILGPASKSKEPKIMQPFVVLKDHYGSGSTPLETSKPFDEQYFGRQLYVLRKHATHTIGLQNWFYICSLSPTNIIYKGQLSPVQVYNYYYDLNNVHYASHFALVHSRFSTNTFPSWDRAQPMRWAAHNGEINTIRGNKNWMRAREGLLKSETFGDELDLLYPIIEGGGSDSAAFDNVLELLVINKVLTLPQAVMMMIPEAWQGSADHMEPEKVAFYQWAACLMEPWDGPALFTFADGRYCGANLDRNGLRPCRYYITDDDIMICASEVGTVTIDPKTVIAKGRLQPGKMLLVDTVEGRVVEDRELKLSTAQRADFAAWLENQLLRLPEIVDTVRRNTANAIAPVLDDERLSTDPKLLAFGYTAEQINLLMLPMVADGKEALGSMGNDAPLACISSAPRVIYDYFRQLFAQVTNPPIDPIRESVVMSLEQYVGPEGNLLEMKPEQCHRLLLPSPILSIDQLNAIKQIDTVHSDWSAKTIDITYDKGEGIIGYERTLDRICSETSQAIRDGYRVVVLSDRAVGADRVAISSLVACGGVHHHLIRNKERSRIALMIESAEAREVHHMCVLLGYGADAICPWLAMEAILKVSREGLVKGDLSPNQLIDNWTHAVDNGILKVMSKMGISTLASYKGAQIFEALGLASDVVDRCFAGTASRVSGSDFTLLAMDALEFHDRGYPSRDTISVPGLPESGEYHYRDGGEAHINDPMAIAHLQDAARERNQASWDAYSKASHNAVKATSLRGLLDFDYTKSRAIPIDQVEPWTEIVQRFCTGAMSYGSISMEAHSALAIAMNRLGGKSNTGEGGEDAERSIPLPNGDSLRSKIKQIASGRFGVTSNYLADSDELQIKMAQGAKPGEGGELPGHKVSPSIARTRHSTAGVGLISPPPHHDIYSIEDLKQLIYDLKCANPRARVSVKLVSEVGVGIVASGVAKAKADHILISGHDGGTGASRWTGIKYAGLPWELGLAETHQTLVLNDLRGRVTVQTDGQIRTGRDVAIACLLGAEEFGFATTPLIALGCIMLRKCHLNTCAAGIATQDPELREKFAGQPESVINFFYYLAEELRSYMAKLGLRTINEMVGRSDLLKVDDSLRTPKTANLDLSAILKPAHEMRPGAATYKVRQQDHKLYVRLDNKFIDEAEPALTQGLPVQIDCDVVNTDRALGTTLSYRVSKLYGEEGLPTDTIHINAKGSAGQSFGAFLAPGITIELEGDANDYSGKGLSGGRLIVYPPKVSPFKAEENVIVGNTTLMGATSGFAYFRGLAAERFAVRNSGAHAVVEGVGDHGCEYQTGGRVVVLGPTGRNFAAGMSGGIAYVLDMNRDFRSKCNTEMVELGPVKDPKEIAELRNLIENHRHYTGSTVADHVLHDFHHILPRFVRVMPLDYKRVLEEEAAKAAVEKKRSSHVDLLGTLSRHGSQVEILPQEDNAKDNAADGVREIPAAKPVEPAVVDVEDSMVDDETAKARLNKLDKTRGFMKYKRLGEHYRNPTKRVKDYKELSTRLSEAELKYQTARCMDCGVPFCQGDTGCPISNIIPKWNDLVFKGQWEDALNRLLMTNNFPEFTGRVCPAPCEGACVLGIIEQPVGIKSIECAIIDKGFEEGWMVPRPPKVRTGKTVAVIGSGPAGLATADQLNKAGHSVTVYERADRIGGLLMYGIPNMKLDKGVVQRRVDLMAAEGINFVTSTHVGRDVDPKQLHAQNDAIVYAVGATWPRDLKVPGREADGVHFAMDFLAPNTKSLLDSGLQDGHYLSAKGKDVIVIGGGDTGCDAQATALRHGAKSIVNFELLPQPPNERAKGNPWPQFPRVFKVDYGHAEVAAQWGSDPREYCISTTSFEKDADGKLIALNTIKVNWELDASGKWQMNKIPGSEKRWPCDLCLLSLGFLGPENDAVTALGLEQDGRSNIKADDQKGKSPYKTNVERVYTAGDCRRGQSLIVWGIQEGRACAAQVDRDLMGNTRLPWAGSIKKREFLPITGAEKTQVAATA; this is translated from the coding sequence ATGGCTCCCGTCGCCACCAGCCACGAAAACACCCGTCAGGTTCGTTTCGTTGACAAACTCAACGTCGCCGAGCAAGTTGCCGTTCACGAAGAAGCCATCTCTTCCGACTCACTCGAGGCTAGCGGCTTTGATGAAGTAGAGCGCTCCACCCACTTTTGGGCCGGCTCCTTGCCCGCTGCCCAGGGTCTCTACGATCCCGACAATGAGAAGGATGCTTGTGGTGTCGGTTTCATCTGTCAGATCAAGGGCAAGCCTGCCCACAAGATTGTCTCCGAGgctcgcttcctcctctgcAACATGACCCACCGTGGTGCCGTCGGTGCCGACGCTCGTGACGGTGACGGTGCCGGTGTCATGACCGGTATCCCAGACACCTTTTTCCGCCGCGAATCTGAGCGCGACCTTGGCGTCAAGCTCCCTGCTCAGGGCCAGTACGCTGTTGGTAACTTGTTCTTCAACCCCAAGGACGACAACGCTCGCGCCGAGCACGTTCACACCTTCACCACCATTGCAGACAAGCTCGGCCTTCGCGTTCTCGGATGGCGTGACGTCCCCGTTGATAACTCGATCCTTGGTCCCGCTTCCAAGAGCAAGGAGCCCAAGATCATGCAACCCTTTGTCGTTCTCAAGGACCACTATGGCTCCGGCTCCACCCCTCTCGAAACCTCCAAGCCCTTTGACGAGCAGTACTTTGGCCGTCAGCTCTATGTACTCCGCAAGCACGCCACCCACACCATCGGTCTCCAGAACTGGTTCTACATCTGCTCGCTCAGCCCCACCAACATCATCTACAAGGGTCAGCTCAGCCCCGTTCAGGTGTACAACTACTACTACGATCTCAACAACGTTCACTATGCCTCGCACTTTGCCCTCGTCCACTCCCGTTTTTCCACCAACACCTTCCCATCTTGGGACCGTGCTCAGCCCATGCGATGGGCTGCTCACAACGGTGAGATCAACACCATCCGTGGTAACAAGAACTGGATGCGTGCCAGGGAGGGTCTCCTCAAGTCCGAGACCTTcggtgacgagctcgacctgctctACCCCATCATCGAGGGTGGTGGATCCGACTCGGCTGCTTTCGACAACGtcctcgagcttctcgtcaTTAACAAGGTCCTCACCCTTCCACAGGCGGTCATGATGATGATTCCCGAGGCTTGGCAGGGTTCCGCCGACCACATGGAACCCGAGAAGGTTGCCTTCTACCAGTGGGCCGCCTGCCTCATGGAGCCATGGGACGGTCCTGCGCTCTTTACCTTTGCCGATGGTCGCTACTGCGGTGCCAACTTGGACCGAAACGGTCTCCGTCCTTGCCGATACTACATCACCGACGATGACATCATGATCTGCGCCTCCGAGGTCGGCACCGTCACCATCGACCCCAAGACCGTCATCGCCAAGGGCCGTCTTCAGCCCGGTaagatgctgctcgtcgacaccgTCGAGGGTCGTGTCGTCGAGGACCGTGAGCTCAAGCTGAGCACGGCTCAACGCGCCGACTTTGCCGCTTGGCTCGAGAACCAGCTGTTGCGCCTGCccgagatcgtcgacaCCGTTCGTCGCAACACTGCAAACGCCATCGCCCCCGttctcgacgacgagcgtctCAGCACCGACcccaagctgcttgcctttgGTTACACtgccgagcagatcaacCTTCTCATGCTTCCCATGGTTGCCGATGGCAAAGAGGCGCTCGGTTCTATGGGTAACGACGCACCGCTTGCTTGTATTTCGTCTGCTCCTCGCGTCATTTACGACTACTTCCGCCAGCTCTTTGCTCAGGTCACCAACCCTCCCATCGACCCCATTCGAGAGTCGGTCGTCATGTCGCTCGAGCAGTATGTCGGTCCCGAGGGCAACCTTCTCGAGATGAAGCCCGAGCAATGCCATCGTCTCCTGCTGCCTTCGCCCATCCTCTCCATCGACCAGCTCAACGCcatcaagcagatcgacacGGTCCACTCTGACTGGTCTGCCAAGACCATCGACATCACCTACGACAAGGGTGAGGGCATCATCGGCTACGAGCGCACCCTCGACCGCATCTGCAGCGAGACCTCGCAGGCCATCCGTGACGGCTACCGTGTCGTTGTCCTCTCCGATCGAGCCGTCGGCGCCGACCGCGTCGCtatctcgtcgctcgttgCCTGCGGTGGTGTTCATCACCACCTCATCCGCAACAAGGAGCGCAGCCGCATTGCCCTCATGATCGAGTCTGCCGAGGCTCGTGAGGTGCATCACATGTGTGTCCTCCTTGGCTACGGTGCCGACGCCATCTGCCCTTGGCTCGCCATGGAGGCTATTCTCAAGGTCTCGCGCGAGGGTCTCGTCAAGGGCGATCTTTCGCCCAACCAGCTCATCGACAACTGGACCCACGCTGTCGACAATGGTATTCTCAAGGTCATGTCCAAGATGGGTATCTCGACCCTCGCCTCGTACAAGGGTGCCCAGATCTTCGAGGCTCTCGGTCTCGCCAgcgacgtcgtcgaccGCTGCTTTGCCGGTACCGCTTCGCGTGTCTCGGGTTCCGACTTTACGCTCCTCGCCATGGACGCTCTCGAATTCCACGACCGCGGCTACCCCTCGCGAGACACCATCTCGGTGCCTGGTCTCCCCGAGTCCGGTGAGTACCACTACCGTGACGGTGGTGAGGCTCACATCAACGACCCCATGGCCATCGCCCACCTCCAGGATGCCGCTCGTGAGCGCAACCAGGCCTCCTGGGATGCTTACAGCAAGGCCTCACACAATGCCGTCAAGGCCACCTCGTTGCGTGGtctgctcgactttgactaCACAAAGTCGCGTGCCATCCCCATTGACCAGGTCGAGCCCTGGACCGAGATTGTACAGCGATTCTGCACCGGTGCCATGTCGTACGGCTCCATCTCGATGGAAGCCCACTCGGCGCTCGCTATTGCCATGAATCGCCTCGGCGGTAAGTCCAACACTGGTGAAGGTGGTGAGGACGCTGAGCGTTCCATCCCCCTCCCCAACGGTGACTCGCTCCGAtccaagatcaagcagatcgCCTCGGGCCGATTCGGTGTTACCAGCAACTACCTtgccgactcggacgagctccagatcaagatggccCAGGGTGCCAAGCCTGGTGAGGGTGGCGAGCTGCCCGGTCACAAGGTCTCGCCTTCCATTGCCCGCACCCGTCACTCCACTGCCGGTGTCGGCCTCATCTcacctcctcctcaccaCGACATTTactcgatcgaggatctgAAGCAGCTCATCTACGATCTCAAGTGCGCCAATCCTCGCGCACGTGTCAgtgtcaagctcgtctccGAGGTCGGCGTCGGAATCGTCGCCTCCGGTGTCGCTAAGGCCAAGGCCGATCACATTCTCATCTCGGGCCACGACGGTGGTACCGGTGCCTCCCGATGGACTGGTATCAAGTACGCTGGTCTTCCTTGGGAGCTTGGTCTCGCCGAGACCCACCAGACTCTTGTCCTCAACGACCTCCGTGGCCGTGTCACTGTCCAGACCGACGGTCAGATCCGTACCGGTCGCGacgtcgccatcgcctgTCTACTCGGCGCCGAAGAGTTCGGCTTTGCCACAACGCCGCTGATCGCTCTCGGATGCATTATGTTGCGCAAATGTCATCTCAATACCTGCGCAGCTGGCATTGCTACACAAGATCCCGAGCTTCGCGAGAAGTTCGCTGGCCAGCCCGAGTCGGTTATCAACTTCTTCTACTACTTGGCAGAGGAGCTCCGATCTTACATGGCGAAGCTCGGTCTTCGTACCATCAACGAAATGGTTGGTCGATCCGACTTGCTCAAGGTTGACGATAGCCTTCGCACACCCAAGACAGCCAACCTCGACCTCAGCGCGATTCTCAAGCCGGCACACGAAATGCGTCCTGGCGCAGCAACGTACAAGGTTCGACAGCAAGACCACAAGCTTTACGTTCGTCTCGACAACAAGTTTATTGACGAGGCTGAGCCCGCCCTGACGCAGGGCCTGCCTGTCCAGATTGATTGCGATGTCGTTAACACCGACCGAGCTCTCGGAACCACTTTGTCTTATCGTGTCTCCAAGCTGTACGGTGAAGAAGGCCTGCCCACTGACACCATCCACATCAACGCCAAAGGTTCCGCTGGTCAGTCGTTCGGTGCATTCCTTGCGCCTGGAATCACCATCGAGCTGGAAGGAGACGCGAACGATTATTCGGGCAAGGGTCTCAGCGGTGGTCGTCTCATCGTCTACCCGCCCAAGGTTTCCCCCTTCAAGGCCGAAGAGAATGTCATTGTCGGTAACACTACCCTTATGGGCGCCACAAGCGGCTTTGCCTATTTCCGTGGTCTAGCAGCTGAACGTTTTGCTGTCCGCAACTCTGGTGCACATGCCGTTGTCGAAGGAGTGGGAGATCATGGTTGTGAGTATCAGACCGGTGGCCGCGTTGTTGTCCTTGGCCCTACTGGACGTAACTTCGCTGCCGGTATGTCGGGTGGTATCGCTTATGTTCTCGACATGAACCGCGATTTCCGCAGCAAGTGCAACACCGAGATGGTTGAACTTGGCCCCGTCAAGGACCCCAAGGAGATTGCTGAGCTTCGCAACCTGATCGAGAACCATCGCCACTACACTGGCTCCACCGTTGCCGACCACGTTCTGCACGACTTCCACCACATCCTCCCTCGTTTCGTCCGCGTCATGCCTCTTGACTACAAGCGCGTtctcgaggaggaggctgccaaggctgccgttgagaagaagcgctcgagccatGTCGACTTGCTCGGCACCCTGTCGCGCCACGGCAGTCAGGTCGAGATCCTGCCTCAAGAGGACAACGCCAAGGACAACGCTGCCGACGGTGTTCGCGAGATCCCTGCTGCCAAGCCTGTTGAGCCTgctgtcgtcgacgtcgaggacTCGATGGTTGATGACGAGACCGCCAAGGCCAggctcaacaagctcgacaagacTCGCGGCTTCATGAAGTACAAGCGTCTCGGCGAGCACTACCGCAACCCCACCAAGCGTGTCAAGGACTACAAGGAGCTTTCGACTCGTCTCAGCGAGGCCGAGCTCAAGTACCAGACCGCTCGTTGCATGGACTGCGGTGTTCCCTTCTGCCAGGGTGACACTGGTTGCCCTATCTCCAACATTATCCCCAAGTGGAACGACCTCGTCTTCAAGGGTCAGTGGGAGGACGCGCTCAACCGTCTCCTCATGACCAACAACTTCCCCGAGTTCACTGGTCGTGTCTGCCCTGCTCCTTGCGAGGGCGCATGTGTGCTCGGTATCATCGAGCAGCCCGTCGgcatcaagtcgatcgagtgcgccatcatcgacaaggGCTTTGAGGAGGGTTGGATGGTACCTCGTCCTCCCAAGGTCCGCACCGGCAAGACCGTTGCCGTCATCGGTTCCGGTCCCGCCGGTCTCGCCACCGCTGACCAGCTCAACAAGGCTGGTCACTCGGTCACGGTTTACGAGCGTGCTGACCGAATTGGTGGTCTGCTCATGTACGGTATCCCTAACatgaagctcgacaagggTGTTGTTCAGCGCCGTGTCGACCTGATGGCTGCCGAGGGTATCAACTTTGTCACCAGCACTCACGTTGGCCGCGACGTTGACCCTAAGCAGCTCCACGCCCAGAACGACGCCATCGTCTACGCTGTCGGCGCCACCTGGCCTCGTGACCTCAAGGTGCCTGGTCGTGAGGCTGACGGTGTGCACTTTGCCATGGACTTCCTTGCACCCAACACCAAGTCGCTTCTCGACTCTGGTCTGCAGGATGGTCATTACCTCAGCGCCAAGGGTAAGGATGTCATTGTCATTGGCGGTGGTGACACTGGTTGCGATGCTCAGGCCACTGCCCTTCGTCACGGTGCCAAGAGCATCGTCAACTTCGAATTGCTTCCTCAGCCTCCCAATGAGCGAGCCAAGGGCAACCCCTGGCCTCAGTTCCCGCGAGTCTTCAAGGTGGACTACGGTCACGCCGAAGTGGCCGCTCAGTGGGGCTCGGACCCGCGTGAGTactgcatctcgaccacctcGTTTGAGAAGGATGCCGACGGCAAGCTCATCGCGCTCAACACGATCAAGGTCAACTGGGAGCTCGATGCCTCTGGCAAGTGGCAGATGAACAAGATTCCTGGATCCGAGAAGCGATGGCCATGCGACCTTTGCCTGCTCTCGCTCGGTTTCCTCGGACCTGAGAACGACGCGGTCACCGCGCTTGGCCTCGAGCAGGACGGTCGATCCAACATCAAGGCTGACGACCAGAAGGGCAAGTCGCCTTACAAGACCAACGTTGAGCGTGTATACACTGCCGGTGACTGCCGACGTGGTCAGTCGCTCATCGTGTGGGGTATCCAGGAGGGTCGtgcttgcgcagctcagGTCGACCGAGATCTCATGGGCAACACGCGTCTCCCATGGGCCGGCTCGATCAAGAAACGTGAATTCTTGCCCATCACTGGTGCTGAAAAGACACAGGTCGCTGCTACCGCCTAA